From a region of the Thermomonas sp. HDW16 genome:
- a CDS encoding TrmH family RNA methyltransferase, with product MHDSGSPWKPRPRGQVPSTPRPRTERVEQPMDAPANPQRERRDIELRLYGLNAVRAVFAKRPQAIRKLYLLEARIPQLQPLLKWCVANRVGYRVVEEGDLQKLAASAHHEGVVADVLREEAQPLTAWLRDLPEGPLCALWLDGVGNPHNLGAILRSAAHFGVSAILLPKQSTLALSGAAARVAEGGAEAVPFVRLGRDDNAIAQLHGAGFQLAATVVRGGSDLFKAKLPERIVYVLGAEDEGMSSELAAACDLRVSIPGSGAVESLNVASATAVLLAQWARDR from the coding sequence ATGCATGATTCGGGTTCTCCGTGGAAACCGCGCCCCCGTGGCCAGGTTCCTTCAACCCCGCGTCCGCGAACGGAGCGCGTCGAGCAACCGATGGACGCGCCTGCGAATCCGCAGCGCGAACGTCGCGACATCGAGTTGCGCCTGTATGGCCTGAACGCCGTGCGCGCGGTATTCGCCAAGCGCCCGCAAGCGATCCGCAAGTTGTACCTGCTCGAAGCGCGTATCCCGCAATTGCAGCCGCTGCTGAAGTGGTGCGTCGCCAACCGCGTCGGCTACCGCGTGGTGGAAGAGGGTGATCTGCAGAAGCTCGCCGCCAGCGCACACCACGAAGGCGTGGTGGCCGACGTGCTGCGCGAGGAAGCACAACCATTGACCGCATGGCTGCGCGACTTGCCCGAAGGGCCGCTGTGCGCGCTATGGCTGGATGGCGTGGGCAATCCGCATAACCTCGGCGCGATCCTGCGCAGTGCCGCGCATTTCGGCGTGAGCGCGATCCTGCTGCCCAAGCAATCCACGCTGGCCCTGTCCGGTGCGGCGGCGCGGGTGGCCGAAGGCGGCGCGGAAGCGGTGCCCTTCGTGCGCCTGGGCCGCGACGACAATGCCATCGCGCAATTGCATGGTGCGGGTTTCCAGCTGGCCGCCACCGTGGTGCGTGGCGGCAGCGACCTGTTCAAGGCGAAGCTGCCGGAACGTATCGTCTACGTGCTGGGTGCGGAAGACGAGGGCATGTCTAGCGAACTCGCCGCCGCCTGTGATCTGCGCGTTTCGATCCCGGGCAGCGGCGCGGTGGAAAGCCTCAACGTCGCCTCGGCGACGGCGGTGTTGCTGGCGCAGTGGGCGCGCGATCGATGA
- a CDS encoding M28 family peptidase → MRRTALAFALSLLVALPLQAQQASHASVTRVDDASMTRAAQLRDAALKDDTGWKVVESLTTEVGPRVAGSEADARAVAWAKAKFKQLGYDKVWTEPVTFPKWERRSEHGEVLGTHAQKLVLTALGGSAGGTVEGEVMRFPDLAALQAAPDGSLAGKIAFVDYQMQPFRDGHDYRNGGGIRGGGPSVAIHKGAIGFLMRSAGTETSRLPHTGNTRYERGLTPIPAAALSTIDAAQLARLVALGPTRVKLALDCGFDGEYTSQNVIGEITGSKHPKEVVLIGGHLDSWDHGTGAIDDGAGIAITMATGALLKPLKPARTIRVVAFANEEQGLYGGRAYADKHAGDVVNHVIAAESDFGAGHIYGFDSSARDAQPEAIQQFMQVLAPLGIEWKPNEGDPESDIGAMAQRGMAWAWLGHDGTHYFDLHHNADDTLDKIDPKDLAQNVAAYAVFTYLAAQAQGGFGSEAKALEAGK, encoded by the coding sequence ATGCGCCGTACTGCCCTCGCCTTCGCCTTGTCCCTGCTGGTTGCGCTTCCGCTGCAGGCGCAACAGGCCAGCCACGCCTCTGTAACGCGTGTTGACGATGCCTCGATGACGCGCGCCGCGCAGCTACGCGATGCCGCGCTGAAGGACGACACCGGCTGGAAGGTGGTCGAATCGCTGACCACCGAAGTCGGCCCGCGCGTGGCCGGCAGTGAGGCCGATGCCCGCGCGGTCGCATGGGCGAAAGCCAAGTTCAAGCAGCTCGGTTACGACAAGGTGTGGACCGAGCCGGTGACCTTCCCGAAATGGGAGCGCCGCAGCGAGCACGGCGAAGTGCTGGGCACGCATGCGCAGAAGCTGGTGCTGACCGCACTCGGTGGCAGCGCCGGCGGCACTGTCGAGGGCGAGGTCATGCGCTTCCCCGACCTCGCCGCATTGCAGGCGGCACCGGATGGCTCGCTGGCCGGCAAGATCGCCTTCGTCGATTACCAGATGCAGCCGTTCCGCGACGGGCACGATTACCGCAACGGCGGCGGCATCCGCGGCGGTGGCCCGTCGGTGGCGATCCACAAGGGTGCCATCGGCTTCCTGATGCGTTCGGCCGGCACCGAGACCTCGCGCTTGCCACATACCGGCAACACGCGTTACGAACGGGGCCTGACGCCGATTCCCGCCGCCGCGCTTTCGACCATCGATGCCGCGCAACTGGCGCGTCTGGTCGCGCTTGGCCCCACGCGGGTGAAACTGGCGCTGGATTGCGGGTTCGACGGCGAATACACCTCGCAGAATGTCATCGGCGAAATCACCGGCAGCAAGCATCCGAAGGAAGTCGTGCTGATCGGAGGGCATCTGGATTCCTGGGACCACGGCACTGGTGCGATCGACGATGGCGCCGGCATCGCCATCACCATGGCCACCGGCGCGTTGCTGAAACCGCTGAAGCCGGCGCGCACGATCCGCGTGGTCGCGTTCGCCAACGAGGAACAAGGCCTGTACGGCGGCCGCGCGTATGCGGACAAGCACGCTGGCGACGTGGTGAACCACGTCATCGCCGCGGAAAGCGATTTCGGCGCGGGCCATATCTACGGCTTCGATTCCAGCGCGCGCGACGCGCAACCGGAAGCGATTCAGCAATTCATGCAGGTGCTGGCCCCGCTGGGGATCGAATGGAAGCCGAATGAAGGCGACCCGGAATCCGATATCGGCGCGATGGCCCAGCGCGGCATGGCATGGGCTTGGCTGGGCCACGACGGCACCCACTACTTCGACCTGCACCACAACGCCGACGACACCCTGGACAAGATCGACCCGAAGGACCTGGCGCAGAACGTGGCCGCGTATGCGGTGTTCACCTACCTCGCCGCGCAGGCGCAAGGCGGATTCGGCAGCGAGGCTAAGGCGCTCGAAGCCGGCAAGTAA
- the mscL gene encoding large-conductance mechanosensitive channel protein MscL yields MGMMSEFKEFIAKGNVIDMAVGVVIGAAFGKVVTTLVDNVIMPPIGLLIGGIDFSKLAITLKAASLDAAGKEIPAVVIGYGAFLNAVVQFLIVGFAIFLVVKAVNRMRTPAVEAPAATPEDVLLLREIRDSLKK; encoded by the coding sequence ATGGGCATGATGAGCGAGTTCAAGGAATTCATCGCCAAGGGCAATGTGATCGACATGGCGGTGGGCGTGGTGATCGGCGCCGCGTTCGGCAAGGTGGTCACCACCTTGGTCGACAACGTGATCATGCCGCCCATCGGCCTTCTGATCGGCGGCATCGACTTCTCCAAGCTGGCGATCACCCTGAAGGCCGCATCGCTTGATGCCGCCGGCAAGGAAATCCCCGCCGTGGTCATCGGCTACGGTGCGTTCCTCAATGCGGTGGTGCAGTTCCTGATCGTCGGCTTCGCCATCTTCCTGGTGGTCAAGGCGGTCAATCGCATGCGCACGCCTGCCGTGGAAGCGCCTGCCGCGACCCCGGAAGACGTCCTGTTGCTGCGCGAGATCCGCGATTCGCTCAAGAAATAG
- a CDS encoding fumarylacetoacetate hydrolase family protein, producing the protein MAGATGDLVPVTPAPRIPVRDRTSRLLGQFPVRRIYCVGRNFADHAREMGATAPASKAERGTPVFFMKPADAVVVDGTVPYPPGTTDLQHEVELVVALGRDAPAGVLDAADAMSLVFGYAIGLDLTRRDLQAAAKAKGLPWDTGKGFDHSAPVSALLPIAEAGDIGHARIALQVNGDTRQQGDLGDLIWNVADILHELSKLYALRAGDLVFMGTPAGVAPLRPGDHYRATLGALLQLDGHIVPAAV; encoded by the coding sequence GTGGCAGGTGCCACCGGCGACTTGGTTCCCGTCACACCCGCGCCGCGCATTCCCGTCCGCGATCGCACCAGCCGCTTGCTCGGCCAGTTTCCGGTGCGCCGCATCTATTGCGTGGGCCGCAACTTCGCCGACCACGCACGCGAGATGGGGGCCACGGCACCTGCATCGAAGGCCGAACGCGGCACGCCCGTGTTTTTCATGAAACCGGCCGATGCCGTCGTCGTCGATGGCACGGTGCCTTATCCGCCCGGTACGACCGACCTGCAACACGAAGTGGAACTAGTGGTCGCGCTGGGCCGCGATGCACCCGCCGGCGTGCTGGATGCCGCCGATGCGATGTCGCTGGTGTTCGGGTACGCCATCGGCCTCGACCTGACCCGTCGCGACCTGCAGGCCGCGGCCAAGGCCAAGGGCCTGCCGTGGGATACCGGCAAGGGCTTCGACCATTCCGCACCGGTCAGCGCATTGCTGCCCATCGCCGAAGCGGGCGATATCGGGCATGCGCGGATCGCGTTGCAGGTGAATGGTGACACCCGCCAGCAAGGCGATCTTGGCGACCTGATCTGGAACGTGGCCGACATCCTCCACGAACTGTCGAAGCTGTACGCGCTGCGCGCAGGCGACCTGGTGTTCATGGGCACGCCGGCCGGCGTGGCACCGCTGCGGCCCGGCGATCACTATCGCGCAACGCTGGGTGCGTTGCTGCAATTGGACGGCCACATCGTGCCTGCGGCGGTGTAG
- a CDS encoding Rieske 2Fe-2S domain-containing protein produces the protein MPTDSLHEVEAMVDGDGESLILHRDAAGNVRAWLNVCPHAGRRLDWAPGQFLRSKDGLLVCAVHGASFELRGGGCVGGPCRGESLREVAVEVRDGEVRLRETRT, from the coding sequence ATGCCGACGGACAGCCTGCATGAGGTCGAGGCGATGGTGGACGGCGATGGCGAGTCGCTGATCCTGCATCGCGATGCGGCCGGCAATGTGCGTGCCTGGCTGAACGTGTGCCCGCACGCGGGGCGTCGCCTGGATTGGGCGCCGGGGCAGTTCCTGCGCAGCAAGGACGGCCTGCTGGTGTGCGCGGTGCACGGCGCCAGCTTCGAGCTGCGGGGCGGCGGTTGCGTGGGCGGCCCGTGTCGTGGCGAATCGCTGCGCGAGGTCGCGGTGGAGGTGCGCGATGGCGAAGTCCGCCTGCGCGAAACCCGCACCTAG
- a CDS encoding SLC13 family permease: MDTTLTLTTDMELVLGLVFFTMVMFLFERIRADVVALVVLVVLGLTGLVPREDLFGGFSGNAVMSIIATMILGAGLDRTGALNRLSGWLLRRAHGVESRLLLLTTGMAGLTSSIMQNPSVMSLFLPVASRLSSRTGLTLSRMLLPLAAAIVMGGGLTMVGNSPLILLNDLLVAANANLPSGAATLEPLNMFAPMPIGLCLLAASLAYFHFFGSRRLREDEGDAVTPSRTQSYFARAYGIDGDVYELTVTADSPLVGMSVGDTETMPGAPLLLALRTGEESRLSPPADARIWVGSVLGMMGAKEQVTDFAQNNFLRLSSRLRTFGDLFNPSRAGISEAVVPPTSGFIGKTSAQLRLRKQLGISLLAINRDKDVLRADVRSTPIRAGDMLVLHSIWTDLAQAAKGKDFVVVTDYPKGEQRPHKFKIAMTIFAISMLLALSSKIPVPIALMTGVAGMLVAGVINIDEAYAAISWKTVFLMACLIPLGWAMDSSGAAAWVAGHSLQQLPDGIPLWLLQILIGLLTTAFSLAISHVGATIIMVPIAINIALAAGGDPTAFALIVALSASNNLMTVSNPVMSMITGPANYTSRDLWRVGGPMSLIYLAVIVVVINLLY, encoded by the coding sequence ATGGATACCACGCTGACGCTCACCACCGACATGGAGCTGGTGCTCGGGCTGGTGTTCTTCACGATGGTGATGTTCCTGTTCGAGCGCATCCGCGCCGACGTGGTCGCGCTGGTGGTGCTGGTGGTGCTGGGCCTCACCGGGCTGGTGCCGCGCGAAGACCTGTTCGGCGGTTTCTCCGGCAACGCGGTGATGAGCATCATCGCCACCATGATCCTGGGCGCGGGGCTGGATCGCACCGGTGCACTCAACCGGCTGTCCGGCTGGCTGCTGCGGCGCGCGCATGGCGTCGAATCGCGCCTGCTGCTGCTGACCACCGGCATGGCCGGCCTGACCAGCTCGATCATGCAGAATCCCTCGGTGATGTCGCTGTTCCTGCCGGTGGCCTCGCGACTGTCCTCGCGCACCGGCCTGACCCTGTCGCGCATGCTGCTGCCGCTGGCGGCGGCGATCGTGATGGGCGGCGGCCTGACCATGGTCGGCAACTCGCCGCTGATCCTGCTCAACGACTTGCTGGTGGCCGCCAATGCCAACCTGCCCTCGGGCGCGGCCACGCTGGAACCGCTGAACATGTTCGCGCCGATGCCGATCGGTTTGTGCCTGCTCGCCGCCTCGCTGGCCTACTTCCACTTCTTCGGTAGCAGGCGATTGCGCGAGGACGAAGGCGACGCGGTCACTCCGTCGCGCACGCAGAGTTATTTCGCTCGTGCCTACGGCATCGACGGTGACGTGTACGAACTCACGGTCACCGCCGACAGCCCGCTGGTCGGCATGAGCGTGGGCGATACCGAAACCATGCCGGGCGCGCCGTTGCTGCTGGCGCTGCGCACGGGCGAGGAATCGCGGCTGTCGCCACCGGCGGACGCGCGGATCTGGGTCGGCAGCGTACTCGGCATGATGGGTGCGAAGGAGCAAGTCACCGACTTCGCGCAGAACAATTTCCTGCGACTGTCGTCGCGGCTGCGCACCTTCGGCGACCTGTTCAACCCCAGCCGAGCGGGTATTTCCGAAGCCGTGGTGCCGCCGACCTCCGGCTTCATCGGCAAGACCTCCGCGCAACTGCGCCTGCGCAAACAGCTCGGCATCAGCCTGCTGGCGATCAACCGCGACAAGGACGTGCTGCGCGCGGACGTGCGCAGCACGCCGATCCGCGCTGGCGACATGCTGGTGTTGCACAGCATCTGGACCGACCTGGCGCAGGCCGCCAAGGGCAAGGACTTCGTGGTGGTCACCGACTACCCGAAGGGCGAGCAGCGCCCGCACAAATTCAAGATCGCGATGACGATCTTCGCGATTTCCATGCTGCTGGCGCTGAGCTCGAAGATCCCGGTGCCGATCGCGCTGATGACCGGCGTGGCCGGCATGCTGGTGGCCGGCGTGATCAACATCGACGAGGCCTACGCCGCGATCAGCTGGAAGACCGTATTCCTGATGGCCTGCCTGATCCCGTTGGGCTGGGCGATGGATTCCAGTGGTGCCGCTGCATGGGTGGCAGGCCATAGCTTGCAGCAGCTGCCAGACGGCATTCCGCTATGGCTGCTGCAAATATTGATCGGTTTGCTGACCACCGCGTTTTCGCTGGCGATCAGCCATGTCGGCGCGACCATCATCATGGTGCCGATCGCGATCAATATCGCGCTGGCCGCCGGAGGCGACCCCACCGCGTTTGCATTGATCGTGGCATTGTCCGCCTCCAACAACCTGATGACCGTCTCCAACCCAGTGATGTCGATGATCACCGGCCCCGCCAACTACACCAGCCGCGACCTGTGGCGCGTTGGCGGGCCGATGTCGCTGATCTACCTCGCGGTGATCGTGGTGGTGATCAACCTGTTGTACTAG
- the trmB gene encoding tRNA (guanosine(46)-N7)-methyltransferase TrmB: protein MSDPFSSAGAKSPPKPFTIEEGHRKVRSFVLRQGRFTEAQQRAFDELWPRFGLNYTGTPRDFDAAFGRKAKRILEIGFGNGEAFRYSAQRDPDRDHIGIEVHAPGVGRLLNALATDDARNAKLYHHDAVEVLEREVADGALDEIRIYFPDPWHKKRHNKRRLVNAEFAALLVRKLAADGRLHLATDWQDYAEQMWDVLDATVGIANRAGLRGTVLRPDWRPQTHFETRGQKLGHGVWDLLYDRC from the coding sequence ATGTCCGATCCGTTTTCCAGCGCCGGCGCCAAGTCACCGCCGAAGCCGTTCACCATCGAGGAAGGCCACCGCAAGGTGCGCAGCTTCGTGCTGCGCCAGGGCCGCTTCACCGAGGCGCAACAGCGTGCGTTCGACGAACTGTGGCCGCGTTTCGGTTTGAATTACACCGGCACGCCGCGCGATTTCGATGCCGCGTTCGGGCGCAAGGCAAAGCGCATCCTGGAAATCGGCTTCGGCAACGGTGAAGCGTTCCGCTACTCCGCGCAGCGCGATCCGGATCGCGACCATATCGGCATCGAAGTGCATGCCCCCGGCGTCGGCCGCCTGCTCAACGCGCTGGCGACGGACGATGCACGCAATGCGAAGCTCTATCACCATGATGCGGTGGAAGTGCTGGAGCGCGAAGTCGCCGATGGCGCGCTGGACGAGATCCGCATCTACTTCCCCGACCCCTGGCACAAGAAGCGCCATAACAAGCGCAGGCTGGTGAATGCCGAGTTCGCCGCGTTGCTGGTGCGCAAGCTGGCCGCGGACGGGCGCTTGCACCTCGCCACCGATTGGCAGGACTATGCCGAGCAGATGTGGGACGTACTGGACGCGACCGTCGGCATCGCCAACCGCGCAGGCTTGCGCGGGACGGTGCTACGGCCGGACTGGCGCCCGCAGACGCATTTCGAAACCCGCGGCCAGAAGCTGGGCCACGGCGTCTGGGACCTGCTGTACGACCGCTGCTGA